In a genomic window of Thermoplasmatales archaeon:
- a CDS encoding GAF domain-containing protein, translating into MKKIFKELIEEIEGILSLPIDKNSKLERICILLKEKIHYYNWVGFYFAKNGNLILGPFCGDETEHKIIPFGKGICGQVAESKNALIVQDITKEKNYLACSRKVKAEIVVPIIRDGEFLGEIDIDSHYISPFNSDDEEFLKEVCKIVAKII; encoded by the coding sequence ATGAAGAAAATATTTAAAGAATTAATTGAAGAAATAGAAGGAATTTTATCACTTCCAATTGACAAAAACAGCAAACTGGAAAGAATATGCATTTTATTGAAAGAAAAAATTCATTATTATAATTGGGTTGGTTTTTATTTTGCAAAAAATGGAAATCTTATCCTAGGCCCATTTTGTGGTGATGAAACGGAGCATAAAATAATTCCTTTTGGAAAGGGTATCTGTGGGCAAGTTGCAGAGAGTAAAAATGCTTTAATTGTTCAAGATATAACAAAGGAGAAAAATTATCTTGCATGCAGCAGAAAAGTTAAAGCGGAAATAGTTGTTCCAATTATTAGAGACGGAGAATTTTTAGGAGAAATTGATATAGACAGCCATTATATTTCTCCATTCAACAGCGATGATGAAGAATTTCTTAAAGAAGTGTGTAAAATTGTTGCAAAAATTATTTGA